A genomic stretch from Bordetella sp. N includes:
- a CDS encoding Zn-ribbon domain-containing OB-fold protein, whose translation MSEAKAEKKKSPRLYSPYDAPMWESIQTGEMKLQRCPESGEFRYPPGPMCPVSMSMEYEWVPISGEASIVSWTVFHRQYLPAYPAPHLVVAVRLREGPIMVSYMDHAELEHIRLDAPVNLVYADHADGYKVPKFTLAD comes from the coding sequence ATGAGCGAAGCCAAAGCCGAAAAGAAAAAGTCGCCGCGCCTGTACTCACCCTACGATGCGCCGATGTGGGAGAGCATCCAGACCGGGGAAATGAAGCTGCAACGTTGCCCCGAATCGGGCGAGTTCCGCTATCCGCCCGGGCCGATGTGTCCCGTCAGCATGAGCATGGAATACGAGTGGGTGCCCATCTCCGGGGAAGCGTCCATCGTTTCGTGGACGGTCTTTCACCGGCAGTACCTGCCCGCCTATCCGGCGCCTCACCTCGTTGTGGCGGTGCGTTTGCGTGAAGGGCCCATCATGGTTTCTTACATGGACCACGCCGAGCTAGAGCACATCCGGCTGGATGCGCCGGTCAACCTGGTCTACGCGGACCACGCCGATGGCTATAAGGTGCCGAAATTCACCTTGGCGGATTGA
- a CDS encoding CaiB/BaiF CoA-transferase family protein, giving the protein MTDTNIRSTSKGALDGLRVLEIAGPAVQYCGKMFADLGAEVILIEPPGGAATRQVGPFLQNATQAGAPVERSLSFVYLNSGKKSITLDLEAADGRDALHRLVAGADLLIEGERPGRLETLGCGYETLAALNPALVLTSITPYGQTGPYSEHEAEDLVCMATGGFLYLGGYPDSAPIGAYGNQAWSCGSMFGAVASMLALTQAEAAGQGDHVDVSIQECMVLAMENAVQFYDLEGTLRRRTAGLQRFAGTGVYQCEDGHVYMMAGGIGANRFWDRTVDWLKEEGVPGVERLSGDEWRETTYLQSDEAKQIFMEVFGAWAKTKTKAYLYAAAQDRHVPAAAINSVDDLIASPQLASRGYFVEARQPGWPQGVNMPGAPYRLERTPWSRQGPAPLPGEHNALIAGSANGRRNAPRGTEETIR; this is encoded by the coding sequence ATGACCGATACCAACATCCGATCGACCAGCAAGGGCGCGCTGGACGGCCTGCGCGTGCTCGAAATCGCCGGCCCGGCAGTCCAGTACTGCGGCAAGATGTTCGCCGACCTGGGCGCGGAGGTCATCCTGATTGAACCGCCCGGCGGAGCAGCTACCCGCCAGGTCGGCCCATTTCTTCAGAATGCCACCCAGGCAGGCGCCCCAGTCGAGCGCAGCCTCTCCTTCGTGTACCTGAACAGCGGCAAGAAATCGATCACGCTTGACCTGGAAGCCGCTGACGGCCGCGACGCGTTGCATCGCCTGGTGGCCGGTGCCGATCTGCTGATCGAAGGCGAACGGCCCGGACGGCTCGAAACGCTGGGCTGCGGGTATGAAACCCTCGCGGCCTTGAATCCGGCGCTGGTGCTGACCAGCATCACCCCATACGGCCAAACAGGCCCCTACAGCGAACACGAAGCCGAAGATCTGGTGTGCATGGCGACCGGCGGCTTCCTGTACCTGGGCGGCTACCCCGACAGCGCTCCGATTGGCGCCTACGGCAACCAGGCCTGGTCATGTGGCAGCATGTTCGGCGCGGTCGCCAGCATGCTCGCGCTGACGCAAGCCGAGGCGGCTGGCCAGGGTGACCATGTTGACGTTTCCATCCAGGAGTGCATGGTCCTGGCAATGGAAAACGCCGTGCAGTTCTATGACCTGGAAGGCACGCTGCGCCGCCGTACCGCGGGCCTTCAGCGCTTCGCCGGCACCGGTGTCTATCAATGCGAGGATGGCCACGTCTACATGATGGCCGGCGGCATCGGCGCGAATCGGTTCTGGGATCGCACCGTCGACTGGCTCAAAGAGGAAGGCGTACCTGGCGTGGAGCGCCTGAGCGGTGACGAATGGCGCGAAACAACCTATCTGCAGTCGGACGAAGCCAAGCAGATCTTTATGGAAGTCTTTGGCGCCTGGGCGAAAACCAAAACCAAGGCTTACCTCTACGCGGCCGCACAGGATCGGCATGTACCCGCCGCGGCCATCAATTCCGTCGACGATCTGATCGCCAGTCCCCAACTGGCGTCCAGAGGGTATTTCGTCGAAGCCCGCCAGCCGGGTTGGCCGCAGGGCGTGAATATGCCAGGCGCCCCATATCGCCTGGAGCGCACCCCATGGTCCCGGCAGGGTCCGGCTCCCCTTCCCGGCGAGCACAACGCACTGATTGCAGGCTCGGCGAACGGCCGCCGCAACGCGCCGCGAGGCACTGAGGAGACGATCCGATGA
- a CDS encoding enoyl-CoA hydratase/isomerase family protein — protein sequence MSSVEITVEEHIATVVLNRPEAMNAVDPEMRGLLHAAWDRIRHDDDIWVVIITGAGDRSFCTGSDLKKTLPSGESAAQQLLAGPPGAGSLIANLNTDKPLIAAINGYALGGGMELALACDIRICADNAQFALPEVRVGSMPGAGGSVRLPRYVGRSDAMLMLLTGARTDATEALRIGLVSKVVAADQLLTEARAIAQAIAANAPLSVRAVKRMVRQGEDMPLSHAIDVERSLFGLLFNSEDRIEGRKAFAEKRKPEFKSR from the coding sequence ATGAGTTCCGTTGAAATCACCGTCGAGGAGCACATCGCCACCGTTGTGCTGAACCGGCCCGAGGCCATGAACGCCGTCGATCCCGAAATGCGCGGCCTGCTGCACGCCGCTTGGGACAGGATCCGCCACGACGACGACATCTGGGTGGTCATCATCACAGGCGCGGGCGACCGTTCCTTCTGCACGGGCTCCGACCTGAAGAAGACGCTGCCGTCCGGCGAGTCCGCCGCCCAGCAACTGCTGGCCGGCCCCCCGGGCGCCGGTTCACTGATTGCCAACCTGAACACCGACAAACCCCTGATCGCCGCCATCAACGGCTATGCGCTGGGCGGCGGCATGGAACTGGCGCTGGCTTGCGACATCCGCATCTGCGCGGATAACGCGCAATTCGCCCTGCCCGAGGTAAGGGTGGGCAGCATGCCCGGCGCTGGTGGCTCCGTGCGCCTGCCCCGCTACGTCGGCCGCTCCGACGCCATGCTGATGCTGCTGACCGGCGCGCGCACGGACGCCACGGAAGCCTTGCGCATAGGCCTCGTCAGCAAGGTCGTCGCGGCAGATCAGCTGCTGACCGAGGCGCGCGCCATCGCGCAGGCCATCGCCGCCAATGCGCCCTTGTCGGTGCGCGCGGTCAAGCGCATGGTCCGCCAGGGCGAGGACATGCCGCTGTCGCACGCCATCGACGTCGAGCGCAGCCTGTTCGGCCTGCTGTTCAACAGCGAAGACCGCATCGAAGGGCGCAAGGCATTCGCCGAGAAGCGCAAACCGGAATTCAAGAGCCGCTGA
- a CDS encoding tripartite tricarboxylate transporter substrate binding protein — protein sequence MDKRAFLAAMAATLPASLAAAWPQRVWAQTAGKFPDHSLRLIVPLAPGGGTDAVSRLVALEVGNTLGQAVIVENQSGGSGTIGMMTVVRAAPDGYTLLTGTPSLSIDPSLRHDMKFDPLKDLQAVSLFSKVPYVLVASDHLGGITVAQLLAKAKAAPGSITVGSPGIGSGGHLAAELFQLMAGVKFTHIPYKGSSLAMNDLRGGRIDLLFGTTPAVAQLVRGGTLHALGVSSLTRTRILPEVPPISDSGVPGYTTYSWYGAWVPAHTPRPVVDALNTAIRKALASPKVAAAIENDGGEPEPTSPEEAAKFLSDEIAKWREVITRAGIKPE from the coding sequence ATGGACAAGCGCGCTTTCCTGGCGGCGATGGCCGCAACCTTGCCCGCATCCCTGGCCGCGGCCTGGCCGCAGCGGGTGTGGGCGCAAACCGCGGGCAAATTTCCGGACCATTCTCTTCGGCTGATCGTGCCGCTGGCGCCCGGCGGCGGCACGGACGCCGTCTCGCGCCTGGTCGCGCTGGAAGTCGGCAACACGCTGGGCCAGGCGGTGATCGTGGAAAACCAGAGCGGTGGCAGCGGCACCATAGGCATGATGACGGTAGTGCGCGCGGCGCCCGATGGCTACACCCTGCTGACCGGCACGCCGTCCCTGTCGATCGACCCGTCCCTGCGGCATGATATGAAGTTTGATCCGCTCAAGGACCTGCAGGCGGTCAGCCTGTTCAGCAAGGTGCCCTACGTGCTGGTGGCTTCAGATCACCTGGGCGGCATCACCGTGGCGCAATTGCTGGCCAAGGCCAAGGCGGCGCCCGGGTCCATCACCGTGGGATCCCCCGGCATCGGCAGCGGCGGCCATCTGGCGGCCGAACTGTTCCAGTTGATGGCGGGGGTCAAGTTCACCCATATCCCCTACAAAGGATCCAGCCTGGCGATGAACGACCTGCGCGGTGGCCGCATCGACCTGCTGTTCGGCACTACACCCGCCGTCGCGCAGCTGGTGCGCGGCGGCACCTTGCATGCCTTGGGCGTGTCCAGCCTGACCCGAACCCGCATCCTGCCGGAGGTGCCGCCGATATCCGACAGCGGTGTCCCGGGCTATACCACCTATTCCTGGTACGGCGCGTGGGTACCCGCCCACACACCGCGCCCTGTCGTCGATGCCTTGAACACCGCGATACGCAAGGCGCTGGCCAGCCCGAAAGTCGCGGCGGCAATCGAGAATGACGGGGGTGAGCCCGAGCCGACCTCACCCGAGGAGGCGGCCAAGTTCCTGAGCGACGAGATCGCCAAGTGGCGCGAAGTGATTACCCGTGCCGGGATCAAGCCGGAGTAG
- a CDS encoding CaiB/BaiF CoA-transferase family protein has translation MTKQLPLTGVRVTDFTWIGAGSYTTKILADAGAEVIKIESADRVDSLRLAAPYKDGVKGLNRSGYFADRNSSKRSLTLNMKHPKALELVFRLIRQSDIIANNFTPGVMDRFGLGYDAVRAVKEDIIYLTMSMQGASGPQKHYLGYGATMAAVTGIQHLTGIPGREPAGTGTNYPDHIPNPCHATFAVLAALRHRRRSGEGQRIDMAQTEPTVALLGPAVLEYTANGHVPQARGNRHPQAAPHGVFRCAGEDRWIAVTVMNDQQWQGLRTALGAPAWMDDARLDSVQGRLAHVEEVEEKLTTETQRQPVEALVQVLQEHGVPAGRVSTAADVIDDPQLRHRGHWLTLNHPEMGPSLYNAQPFRNARSATGQARPAPLLGQHTHEICTTLLGLDDAEIARLAEDGALR, from the coding sequence ATGACGAAGCAATTGCCGCTCACCGGCGTACGTGTGACCGACTTCACCTGGATCGGCGCGGGATCCTACACCACCAAGATTCTCGCTGACGCCGGCGCCGAAGTGATCAAGATAGAAAGCGCGGACCGCGTCGATTCGCTGCGTCTTGCCGCCCCTTACAAGGACGGCGTCAAAGGGTTGAACCGTAGCGGCTACTTCGCCGACCGCAACTCCAGCAAGCGCAGCCTGACCTTGAACATGAAGCACCCCAAAGCGCTGGAGCTGGTCTTCCGCCTGATCCGCCAGAGCGACATCATCGCCAACAACTTCACGCCCGGCGTCATGGATCGCTTCGGTCTGGGCTATGACGCGGTGCGCGCGGTGAAGGAAGACATCATCTACCTGACGATGTCCATGCAGGGAGCATCCGGACCGCAAAAGCACTATCTGGGATACGGCGCGACGATGGCAGCCGTGACGGGGATCCAGCACCTGACCGGCATTCCCGGACGGGAACCGGCAGGCACGGGCACCAACTATCCCGATCATATTCCCAACCCTTGCCATGCGACATTTGCGGTGCTGGCCGCCCTGCGGCACAGGCGCCGCAGTGGCGAAGGGCAGCGTATCGACATGGCCCAAACCGAGCCCACCGTCGCCCTGCTCGGCCCTGCGGTGCTCGAATACACGGCCAACGGCCACGTCCCCCAGGCGCGCGGCAACCGCCATCCCCAGGCCGCGCCGCACGGTGTGTTTCGCTGCGCGGGTGAGGACAGATGGATAGCCGTGACGGTGATGAACGACCAGCAATGGCAAGGGCTGCGCACCGCCCTCGGCGCGCCCGCCTGGATGGACGACGCGCGGTTGGACTCGGTACAGGGCCGTCTTGCGCACGTCGAAGAAGTCGAGGAGAAGCTGACGACCGAGACCCAGCGCCAGCCCGTTGAAGCGCTTGTGCAGGTGCTACAGGAACACGGCGTTCCCGCCGGCCGCGTGAGTACCGCCGCCGACGTCATCGACGATCCGCAGTTGCGGCATCGCGGTCATTGGCTGACCCTGAATCATCCGGAGATGGGGCCATCCCTCTACAACGCCCAGCCTTTCCGCAATGCACGGAGCGCGACGGGACAGGCGCGGCCGGCACCCCTGCTGGGGCAACACACCCATGAGATATGCACCACCCTGCTGGGGCTGGACGACGCGGAGATCGCGCGCCTTGCCGAAGACGGTGCACTGCGTTGA
- a CDS encoding thiolase family protein, producing MTTTTLDTSTAGISAVVGIGHTDWVQDYRRVRDGEKPFDSNGYAALAFKRALDDAGLKREDIDGLIVGPTTAYERMGEILNIDPRWGGQADAVQAVFQAVMAIKSGMAEVVALVYGNDQRSAAVQYGGPEAMGGGSFLSYVYHSPWGLTSQGALYALMFQRYKELHGLSDRDLGQVAVGQRQWASLNPNAIMRDKPLSLDDYLAVKYVAEPLRVNDYCLINDGGVALIVMEASRARKHHADRAVTIRGLGRSDLNHHATSLGPRLVDFYLPAQQSAAASSYAAAGVGPEDIDALLVYDSFSPHIFFSLEGFGYCRPGEAARFIRDNGIGVGGKLPVNTHGGHLSESYMQGWSHQVEAIRQLRGGLGERQVPDCRHVQYVSDVAGKAMSIIYGR from the coding sequence GTGACGACGACAACTTTGGACACGAGCACGGCGGGAATCTCGGCCGTGGTCGGCATAGGCCACACCGACTGGGTGCAGGACTATCGCCGTGTGCGCGATGGCGAGAAGCCGTTCGACTCGAACGGCTACGCGGCCCTGGCGTTCAAGCGCGCGCTGGACGATGCCGGGCTCAAACGCGAAGACATCGATGGACTTATCGTCGGTCCGACCACGGCGTACGAGCGCATGGGCGAGATCCTCAATATCGATCCCCGCTGGGGCGGCCAGGCCGATGCCGTGCAGGCCGTCTTCCAGGCCGTCATGGCCATCAAGTCGGGCATGGCCGAAGTAGTAGCGCTGGTCTACGGCAATGACCAGCGTTCCGCCGCGGTGCAATACGGCGGGCCGGAAGCGATGGGCGGCGGTTCTTTCCTGTCTTATGTCTATCACAGCCCCTGGGGGCTGACGTCACAAGGCGCGCTATACGCCTTGATGTTCCAGCGCTACAAGGAACTGCACGGTCTCTCGGACCGCGATCTGGGGCAGGTGGCCGTGGGCCAGCGCCAATGGGCCAGCCTGAACCCGAATGCCATCATGCGGGACAAGCCGCTATCCCTGGACGATTACCTGGCGGTGAAATACGTCGCCGAGCCCTTGCGCGTGAACGACTACTGCCTGATCAATGACGGCGGCGTCGCGCTCATCGTCATGGAGGCCAGCCGCGCACGCAAACATCACGCGGACCGGGCCGTGACGATCAGGGGCCTGGGACGCAGCGACCTCAATCATCACGCCACCAGCCTGGGTCCGCGCCTGGTGGACTTCTATCTGCCGGCTCAACAGAGTGCCGCCGCCTCGTCCTATGCGGCGGCCGGCGTCGGTCCGGAAGATATCGATGCACTGCTCGTCTACGACAGCTTCAGTCCGCACATCTTCTTTTCGTTGGAAGGCTTCGGCTACTGCCGTCCCGGCGAGGCGGCGCGCTTCATCCGTGATAACGGCATCGGCGTGGGCGGCAAGCTGCCCGTCAATACGCACGGCGGCCATCTGTCGGAATCCTATATGCAGGGATGGAGCCATCAGGTGGAAGCCATACGCCAGTTGCGCGGCGGCCTGGGTGAGCGCCAGGTGCCGGATTGCCGTCATGTGCAATACGTATCGGACGTGGCGGGTAAAGCCATGTCCATCATTTACGGGCGTTGA
- a CDS encoding MmgE/PrpD family protein, with protein sequence MARVVTQRRLDDFPPETIDKAKKVIVDTFAVILAGADSEVEEPLMRYLDMTPAAGKAPILGTDRRTTAEMAALINGTFGHALDFDDVLSMMPAHPSAIIVAALLADLPDHPLTGREFIEAYVIGIEVGARIAQGITVGHYSRGYHGTGTLATFSGVAAMAKSRGLDEDQTRTAFGIAASMASGLRRNFGTMTKPLHTGLAARNALQAVRLALCGFTAAPDILEAKAGFYAAYGVEASDPEVAIAALDGPGILVDPGIALKKFACCYAAHRGMDGVLALREKHGFTVEDVVKLECRMPPGGMLVLTYPQPVTGLEGKFSLQYALAAGLVDGHYTVSTFTDAAVQRPEIQEALKKISAYEDESCRDDDPLFDTRSSGGRGFVDVEVTLRNGTRDTIRIHKAPGHPSRELTWTDIEAKFDDCADHASIEPATARQAFKNLRELESTEDLAALVKLLHH encoded by the coding sequence ATGGCGCGGGTGGTGACCCAGCGCCGCCTGGACGACTTCCCCCCGGAGACGATAGACAAGGCGAAGAAAGTCATCGTCGATACCTTCGCGGTCATCCTGGCGGGCGCGGACAGCGAAGTGGAAGAACCGCTGATGCGCTACCTGGACATGACCCCAGCGGCGGGGAAGGCACCGATCCTGGGAACGGATCGCCGCACGACGGCTGAAATGGCGGCACTGATCAACGGCACTTTCGGACACGCGTTGGACTTTGATGACGTGCTGTCCATGATGCCCGCGCATCCGAGCGCGATTATCGTCGCAGCCCTGCTCGCCGATCTGCCTGACCATCCTTTGACTGGCCGCGAGTTTATCGAAGCCTACGTCATCGGCATCGAGGTCGGCGCCCGCATCGCCCAGGGAATCACAGTGGGCCACTATAGCCGCGGTTATCACGGCACCGGCACCCTGGCGACGTTCTCCGGCGTGGCCGCCATGGCCAAGTCGCGCGGCCTGGATGAAGACCAGACCCGTACCGCCTTCGGTATCGCCGCATCCATGGCCAGCGGCTTGCGGCGCAACTTCGGCACCATGACCAAGCCACTGCATACCGGACTCGCAGCACGTAACGCCTTGCAGGCAGTGCGGCTGGCGCTGTGCGGATTCACTGCGGCGCCCGACATTCTGGAAGCCAAGGCGGGTTTCTATGCTGCCTACGGCGTGGAAGCCTCCGACCCGGAAGTGGCGATCGCGGCGCTGGACGGACCCGGCATCCTCGTCGACCCCGGCATCGCCCTGAAGAAATTTGCCTGCTGCTATGCCGCGCATCGCGGTATGGATGGCGTCCTGGCGTTGCGCGAGAAGCATGGGTTCACCGTCGAAGATGTGGTCAAACTCGAATGCCGGATGCCGCCGGGTGGGATGCTGGTCCTGACCTATCCGCAACCCGTCACGGGCTTGGAAGGGAAGTTCAGCCTGCAATACGCCCTTGCCGCCGGATTGGTGGACGGCCACTACACCGTCAGCACCTTCACCGACGCGGCCGTACAGCGACCCGAAATCCAGGAAGCGCTCAAGAAAATCTCTGCCTACGAGGACGAGTCGTGCCGCGATGACGATCCGCTGTTCGACACGCGCAGCTCCGGCGGGCGCGGCTTTGTCGACGTCGAGGTCACGCTCCGCAATGGCACGCGCGACACGATCCGGATACACAAAGCGCCTGGGCACCCGTCCCGGGAGCTGACCTGGACCGACATCGAAGCGAAATTCGACGATTGCGCGGACCACGCCAGCATCGAGCCGGCGACTGCCAGGCAGGCATTCAAGAACCTGCGCGAATTGGAGTCGACAGAGGATCTCGCCGCGCTCGTGAAGCTGCTGCACCACTGA
- a CDS encoding D-2-hydroxyacid dehydrogenase family protein, which produces MTKVRVAVLDDYQNLALELADWAPVRRQADVVVFDRHLSEDEAVDALRDFDAICLTRERMALPGSLLERLPRLKFIAVTGPHNRTLDFAAADRLGITVSCTQRSAKGQFATAELAWGLILALARNLPAEAAGMKEGHWQRSVGIALAGKTLGLIGLGRLGSHMVPIARAFGMDVIAWSQNLTDDKAAAAGARRVDKDVLFRDSDFVSLHLVLSERSRHIVGAADIAAMKPSAFLVNTARGPLIEHAALLKALQERRIAGAALDTFDVEPLPADDALRKLDNVILTPHLGYTVRELLQPFYEATVENLLAWQAGSPLRVLSAAQPHLAGKVVQ; this is translated from the coding sequence ATGACCAAGGTACGCGTTGCCGTGCTGGACGATTATCAAAACCTGGCGTTGGAACTGGCGGATTGGGCGCCTGTGCGCAGGCAGGCCGATGTCGTCGTCTTCGATCGGCACTTGTCCGAAGACGAAGCCGTGGACGCCCTGCGGGACTTCGACGCCATCTGCCTTACACGCGAACGTATGGCTTTGCCCGGATCGCTACTGGAACGGCTGCCACGGCTCAAGTTCATCGCCGTGACCGGCCCGCACAATCGCACCCTGGACTTCGCCGCCGCCGATCGTCTTGGCATTACGGTGTCGTGCACGCAGCGGTCGGCCAAGGGTCAGTTCGCCACCGCGGAACTGGCCTGGGGCCTGATCCTGGCGCTCGCACGCAACCTGCCTGCTGAAGCCGCCGGCATGAAGGAAGGCCACTGGCAGCGGTCGGTCGGCATCGCGCTGGCAGGAAAGACCCTGGGCCTGATCGGACTCGGCCGCCTGGGCAGCCACATGGTGCCCATCGCCCGCGCTTTCGGCATGGATGTCATTGCGTGGAGCCAGAACCTGACCGACGACAAAGCGGCTGCCGCCGGCGCGCGCCGGGTCGACAAGGACGTGTTGTTCCGCGACAGCGATTTCGTCAGCCTGCATCTGGTGCTCAGCGAGCGCAGCCGGCACATCGTCGGCGCCGCCGACATCGCGGCCATGAAGCCTTCCGCCTTTCTGGTCAACACGGCGCGTGGCCCGCTGATCGAGCACGCGGCGTTGCTAAAGGCCCTGCAAGAAAGACGTATCGCCGGGGCTGCCCTGGACACGTTCGACGTCGAGCCCCTGCCGGCCGACGATGCGTTGCGCAAGCTGGACAACGTCATCCTGACACCGCATCTGGGCTACACCGTGCGCGAACTGCTGCAGCCCTTCTACGAGGCAACCGTCGAGAACCTGTTGGCCTGGCAAGCCGGCAGCCCGCTGCGCGTCCTGAGCGCCGCGCAACCGCATCTGGCGGGCAAGGTCGTGCAGTAA